The following coding sequences lie in one Candidatus Hydrogenedentota bacterium genomic window:
- a CDS encoding arylsulfatase: MAALTRRELLGTALGAAAAAVLGARGFAAGGAGRKPNIIFILADDLGYGDLGCYGQEVIQTPRLDAMAAEGVRFTDCYAGSTVCAPSRCSLMTGLHTGHARVRGNALVPLEPEDTTVAEVLRGAGYATGLMGKWGLGEPDTAGVPNRQGFDEFFGYLNQKHAHNHYPDYLWENETRVEIPGNVPHEKFDGVSEVRTVYAADLITEKALGFIERHREHPFFLYLAHIVPHANNERGAALGDGMEVPDYGPYKDREWPDPEKGHAAMITRLDAQVGQVLDKLRELGIEKDTLVLFTSDNGVHKEGGIKPDFFKSSGPLRGIKRSMHDGGIRVPMIAWWPERIAPGQTSGQVWAFWDFLPTAAELAGAPAPAGLDGVSVVPALFGETLKERPPLYWEFHEGGYFRAVRMGGWKAVSPDPGEPLELYDLAEDMGEERNIAGEHPEIVREIEAFMATARTPSEHWPGKPRKTP; encoded by the coding sequence ATGGCGGCACTGACACGGCGGGAACTGCTGGGCACCGCATTGGGCGCGGCTGCGGCGGCGGTGCTGGGCGCGCGCGGCTTTGCGGCCGGGGGCGCGGGCCGGAAACCCAACATCATCTTCATCCTGGCGGACGATCTGGGCTACGGCGACCTGGGCTGCTATGGCCAGGAGGTCATCCAGACCCCGCGTCTGGACGCCATGGCCGCGGAGGGCGTCCGTTTCACCGACTGCTACGCGGGCAGCACCGTCTGCGCGCCGTCGCGCTGCTCGCTGATGACGGGCCTGCACACGGGCCACGCGCGGGTGCGCGGGAACGCGCTGGTGCCGCTGGAGCCCGAGGACACGACGGTGGCGGAGGTGCTGCGCGGCGCGGGCTACGCCACGGGGCTCATGGGCAAGTGGGGTCTGGGCGAGCCGGACACCGCGGGCGTCCCGAACCGCCAGGGCTTCGACGAGTTTTTCGGCTATCTCAACCAGAAACACGCCCACAACCATTACCCGGACTATCTGTGGGAAAACGAGACACGGGTCGAGATTCCCGGCAACGTGCCGCATGAAAAGTTTGACGGCGTGTCGGAAGTGCGGACGGTGTACGCCGCGGACCTCATCACGGAGAAGGCGCTGGGCTTCATCGAGCGGCACCGGGAACACCCCTTCTTCCTCTACCTCGCCCACATCGTGCCCCACGCGAACAACGAGCGCGGCGCGGCCCTGGGCGACGGGATGGAGGTGCCGGACTACGGCCCGTACAAGGACCGGGAGTGGCCGGACCCGGAGAAGGGGCACGCCGCCATGATCACCCGGCTGGACGCGCAGGTCGGCCAGGTGCTGGACAAGCTGCGGGAACTGGGCATCGAGAAGGACACGCTGGTGCTTTTCACCAGCGACAACGGCGTGCACAAGGAGGGGGGCATCAAGCCGGACTTCTTCAAGAGCTCGGGACCGCTCAGGGGCATCAAGCGGAGCATGCACGACGGCGGCATCCGCGTGCCGATGATCGCCTGGTGGCCGGAACGCATCGCGCCGGGTCAGACCAGCGGCCAGGTGTGGGCCTTTTGGGACTTCCTGCCCACGGCGGCGGAGTTGGCGGGCGCGCCCGCGCCTGCCGGGCTCGACGGCGTCTCCGTGGTTCCCGCGCTCTTCGGCGAAACGCTCAAGGAGCGCCCGCCGCTGTACTGGGAGTTTCACGAGGGCGGCTACTTCCGGGCCGTCCGCATGGGCGGCTGGAAGGCGGTGAGCCCCGACCCCGGCGAGCCGCTGGAGCTGTACGACCTTGCGGAGGACATGGGCGAGGAGCGGAACATCGCCGGGGAGCATCCGGAGATTGTGCGGGAGATTGAGGCTTTTATGGCGACGGCCCGCACCCCCTCGGAGCACTGGCCGGGCAAACCGCGAAAAACCCCCTGA
- the thiF gene encoding sulfur carrier protein ThiS adenylyltransferase ThiF: MPRILLAERPFDAPDGATLFSLRDAVKPDADIIVCNGAPAPVDRLLAEGDAVVLIRRGEIPPEEQLEALMAARHTPGVHAALKRGVVGIAGLGGLGSAVAVALARVGVGRLILADFDVVEPSNLNRQQYFVDQLGLTKTEALRENLRRVNPHVRLEAHCLRLTPENTPVVFRDAHVLVEAFDRADEKAMLVGAFGRAYPERPVVAASGLAGHGPANTVRTRRIMGSLFLVGDGESAAAPGMGLMAPRVGVAAHHQANAVLRLLLGEDPAD; this comes from the coding sequence ATGCCCCGCATCCTCCTCGCCGAGCGGCCCTTTGACGCACCGGACGGCGCCACCCTCTTCTCCCTGCGCGACGCTGTCAAGCCTGACGCCGACATCATCGTCTGCAACGGCGCGCCCGCGCCGGTGGACCGGCTCCTGGCGGAGGGGGACGCCGTGGTCCTCATCCGGCGCGGAGAAATCCCCCCGGAGGAGCAGTTGGAGGCGCTCATGGCCGCGCGCCACACGCCGGGGGTCCACGCCGCGCTCAAGCGGGGCGTGGTCGGCATCGCCGGACTCGGCGGGCTCGGCTCCGCCGTGGCCGTGGCGCTGGCGCGGGTCGGCGTGGGGCGGCTGATTCTGGCCGATTTCGATGTCGTCGAGCCCAGCAACCTCAACCGCCAGCAGTACTTCGTGGACCAGTTGGGCCTGACCAAGACGGAGGCGCTCCGCGAAAATCTCCGCCGCGTCAACCCCCATGTCCGCCTCGAGGCGCACTGCCTCCGCCTCACCCCGGAAAACACCCCCGTGGTCTTCCGCGATGCCCACGTCCTGGTCGAGGCCTTTGACCGGGCCGACGAGAAGGCCATGCTGGTCGGCGCCTTTGGGCGTGCATACCCGGAGCGCCCCGTCGTGGCCGCGTCCGGGCTGGCGGGCCACGGGCCCGCCAACACCGTGCGCACCCGCCGCATCATGGGCAGCCTCTTCCTCGTGGGCGACGGCGAGTCCGCCGCCGCACCCGGCATGGGCCTCATGGCGCCCCGCGTGGGCGTCGCCGCCCACCACCAGGCCAACGCGGTTTTGCGCCTGCTCCTGGGCGAGGACCCCGCAGACTGA
- a CDS encoding glycosyltransferase family 2 protein, producing MHLSLVIPAYNEAGRIAPTLGAARDHLARQAYDAEIIVVDDGSTDGTAEVVRGFLQDSGPAVRLLPLGVNRGKGAAVREGMLNQATGDFRFFMDADSSTPVDEVDDCWRLFDAGADIVIGSRALPESRIELRQPWYRESLGRVFNILLRGLRLTPFRDTQCGFKGFTAAAAHVCFSRQLLEGFSFDVEVLHIAALHGLKVVEKPVRWVNSPQSRVHPVTDSSRMFADMLRVRANARRGLYA from the coding sequence GTGCATCTTTCGCTGGTCATTCCCGCCTACAACGAGGCCGGGCGCATCGCGCCCACCCTCGGGGCGGCCCGGGACCATCTGGCGCGGCAGGCCTATGATGCGGAAATCATCGTGGTGGACGACGGCAGCACGGACGGGACGGCGGAGGTGGTGCGCGGCTTTCTTCAGGACTCCGGCCCGGCCGTCCGCCTGCTCCCCCTGGGCGTGAACCGGGGCAAGGGCGCGGCGGTGCGCGAGGGGATGCTGAACCAGGCGACGGGTGACTTCCGCTTTTTCATGGACGCCGACAGTTCCACGCCGGTGGACGAGGTGGACGACTGCTGGCGTCTCTTCGACGCCGGGGCGGACATCGTCATCGGCTCGCGGGCGCTGCCGGAGTCGCGCATCGAGCTGCGCCAGCCCTGGTACCGGGAAAGCCTGGGGCGCGTGTTCAACATCCTGCTGCGCGGCCTGCGCCTCACCCCGTTCCGGGACACCCAGTGCGGGTTCAAGGGCTTCACGGCGGCCGCCGCGCACGTCTGCTTTTCCCGGCAACTGCTCGAGGGCTTCTCCTTCGACGTGGAGGTGCTGCACATCGCCGCGCTTCACGGCCTGAAGGTGGTGGAAAAACCCGTGCGCTGGGTCAACAGCCCGCAGTCGCGCGTGCACCCCGTGACGGACTCCTCCAGAATGTTTGCGGACATGCTCCGCGTCCGCGCCAACGCGCGCCGGGGACTGTACGCGTGA
- a CDS encoding DUF1080 domain-containing protein, translating to MRRTFLLLFIVTLTLGAAFTAAADDDDKVMGVYQGAFDGAGWEGRTIRAQVWAESKTQQTAVLFVGDGSGEVRAAVSGRGREGKFKFSGDLELGAMGGKVAFTGGIANETFTGELKGKTAGKFTLKRVFPEPPTRGMAPPEGAVALFDGTNLEQHWNLIPHWCPQGDGSVQICHTNLQTKEEFGSGLYHVEFMTPFMPTERGQGRGNSGVYVLGRYEVQVLDSFGQEPKDNLCGGIYQKAVPAADAVLPPLQWQTYDITFTAAAFDAAGNKTKNARITLVHNGITVHDDVELDGPTPGGVSDQDGPKGPLFFQDHGNTVKFRNVWFKPAN from the coding sequence ATGCGGCGAACGTTTTTACTGCTTTTCATTGTAACATTGACGCTGGGCGCGGCGTTCACCGCGGCGGCGGACGACGATGACAAGGTGATGGGCGTGTACCAGGGCGCGTTTGACGGCGCGGGCTGGGAGGGCCGGACCATTCGCGCCCAGGTGTGGGCGGAGAGCAAAACCCAGCAGACGGCGGTGCTCTTTGTCGGGGACGGGTCCGGAGAGGTCCGCGCGGCGGTTTCCGGCCGGGGCCGCGAGGGGAAGTTCAAATTTTCGGGCGACCTGGAACTCGGGGCGATGGGCGGCAAGGTGGCGTTCACCGGCGGCATCGCCAACGAGACTTTCACGGGCGAGCTGAAGGGCAAGACGGCGGGCAAATTCACCCTGAAGCGCGTGTTCCCCGAGCCGCCGACACGCGGCATGGCCCCGCCGGAGGGCGCCGTCGCGCTGTTTGACGGCACGAACCTGGAGCAGCACTGGAACCTCATCCCGCACTGGTGCCCGCAGGGGGACGGCTCGGTGCAGATTTGCCACACCAACCTCCAGACGAAGGAGGAGTTCGGGAGCGGGCTGTACCATGTCGAGTTCATGACGCCGTTCATGCCGACAGAGCGCGGCCAGGGCCGGGGCAACAGCGGGGTCTACGTGCTGGGCCGCTACGAGGTGCAGGTGCTGGACAGCTTCGGCCAGGAGCCGAAGGACAACCTCTGCGGCGGCATCTACCAGAAGGCCGTGCCCGCGGCGGACGCCGTACTGCCCCCGCTCCAGTGGCAGACCTATGACATCACCTTCACCGCCGCCGCGTTCGACGCGGCGGGGAACAAGACCAAGAACGCCCGCATCACCCTGGTGCACAACGGGATCACCGTCCACGACGACGTGGAGCTGGACGGCCCGACGCCGGGCGGCGTGAGCGACCAGGACGGTCCGAAGGGCCCGCTCTTCTTCCAGGACCACGGCAACACGGTGAAGTTCCGCAACGTCTGGTTCAAGCCGGCCAACTGA